Proteins from one Candidatus Dormiibacterota bacterium genomic window:
- a CDS encoding SpoIVB peptidase S55 domain-containing protein — translation MSRSMAGSAAPGRGRSDDRVRPRLAWAGGTLGLLLFGAGVPVFAAAAAPETPASPVVLMPLDQIRPGMLGIARTVFEGSNLEEFKVEILGVLQGAIGPQQDLIVARLRGDKVEYTGVVSGMSGSPVYIDGKLIGAVSYRLGNFAKEPIAGITPIADMIKVAGPARAADAGSQAPDLLGRFVASRSGGDSPIAGAAGAAPRPGPEAPSLAAGGGFPGGLQPIGIPLVCSGCDPGVLRYYAPIFESYGLEPTAGGGATTSPSSLPLLPGSAIGAALATGDMNIVGIGTLTHVDGKRVFAFGHPMLGTGPLEMPMTQAQVILTFASSAASFKIANSTPPVGTIFQDGLTAIVGEVGRVAPTIPVSVRIKSAAGLRDFNYAIMRNRAWSPVLLAVTTANSLVRSVEFDATASLALRCRLDIEGYPPVTFEDLYSGTNPGQPVHLSLANDTAGVFGFLVNNRFEEPRVRKAEIDVDVLQGSQVATMASLRASRTEVRPGESVTVTAVLDLYRGREWEESWTLTIPEDTSPGDAEIVVGSGPALDSLDRRVIERQVAQASSLGDLVRLATRQRRSRTLYLRMTRRAPAAIVRSEVLPDLPLSIFTVFNTPRLSADTTLIGETSILEMPKDLDVVVVGGRRISIRVK, via the coding sequence ATGAGCCGCTCCATGGCCGGTTCCGCGGCCCCGGGCCGGGGCCGCAGCGATGATCGCGTGCGCCCGCGTCTCGCGTGGGCGGGCGGAACACTGGGGCTGCTCCTTTTCGGCGCCGGTGTCCCGGTCTTCGCCGCCGCGGCCGCCCCCGAGACGCCGGCCTCACCGGTCGTCCTCATGCCGCTGGACCAGATCCGGCCGGGGATGCTGGGGATCGCCCGCACGGTGTTCGAGGGGAGCAACCTGGAGGAGTTCAAGGTCGAGATCCTCGGCGTGCTGCAGGGGGCCATCGGCCCGCAGCAGGACCTCATCGTCGCCCGCCTGCGCGGCGACAAGGTCGAGTACACCGGTGTCGTGTCGGGGATGAGCGGCAGTCCGGTGTACATCGACGGGAAGCTCATCGGGGCCGTGTCGTACCGGCTCGGAAACTTCGCCAAGGAGCCGATCGCCGGCATCACGCCGATCGCCGACATGATCAAAGTCGCGGGGCCGGCGCGCGCCGCCGACGCCGGCTCCCAGGCTCCCGACCTGCTCGGTCGATTCGTCGCGTCCCGCTCGGGCGGGGACAGTCCGATCGCCGGTGCCGCCGGCGCTGCGCCGCGGCCCGGTCCGGAGGCCCCGTCCCTGGCGGCCGGCGGGGGCTTTCCGGGCGGGCTTCAGCCGATCGGCATCCCGCTCGTCTGCTCGGGATGCGACCCGGGCGTCCTGCGATACTACGCGCCGATCTTCGAATCGTACGGACTGGAGCCGACCGCCGGCGGCGGCGCCACGACGTCGCCGTCCTCGCTGCCCCTCCTGCCGGGCAGCGCCATCGGGGCCGCGCTCGCCACGGGCGACATGAACATCGTCGGCATCGGCACCCTGACGCACGTCGACGGGAAGCGCGTGTTCGCCTTCGGTCACCCGATGCTCGGGACCGGGCCTCTGGAGATGCCGATGACGCAGGCCCAGGTCATCCTGACCTTCGCGTCGAGCGCCGCGTCCTTCAAGATCGCCAATTCCACCCCGCCGGTCGGCACGATCTTCCAGGACGGTCTGACTGCGATCGTCGGCGAGGTGGGGCGCGTGGCTCCGACCATCCCGGTCTCCGTCCGGATCAAATCCGCCGCCGGCCTGCGCGACTTCAACTACGCCATCATGCGCAACCGGGCCTGGTCGCCGGTCCTGCTCGCGGTCACGACCGCCAACAGCCTGGTGCGGAGCGTCGAGTTCGACGCCACGGCGTCGCTGGCGCTGCGCTGTCGCCTCGACATCGAGGGATATCCGCCGGTGACGTTCGAGGACCTCTACTCCGGCACCAACCCGGGTCAGCCGGTGCACCTGTCCCTGGCGAACGACACCGCCGGCGTGTTCGGCTTCCTGGTCAACAATCGATTCGAGGAGCCGCGCGTCCGGAAGGCCGAGATCGACGTCGACGTGCTGCAGGGCTCGCAGGTGGCGACGATGGCCTCGTTGCGCGCCTCGCGCACCGAGGTGCGGCCGGGGGAGAGCGTCACCGTGACCGCGGTCCTCGATCTCTACCGCGGGCGCGAGTGGGAGGAGTCGTGGACCCTGACGATCCCCGAGGACACGTCCCCGGGCGACGCCGAGATCGTCGTCGGCAGCGGCCCCGCCCTCGACAGCCTGGATCGGAGAGTCATCGAGCGCCAGGTCGCCCAGGCGTCGAGCCTCGGCGATCTCGTGCGCCTGGCCACGAGGCAGAGACGCAGCCGGACGCTCTATCTCCGAATGACGCGCCGGGCGCCGGCCGCCATCGTGCGCAGCGAAGTTCTTCCGGATCTCCCCCTGTCGATCTTCACCGTGTTCAACACTCCGCGGCTGAGCGCCGACACCACCCTGATAGGCGAGACCTCGATCCTGGAGATGCCGAAGGATCTCGACGTCGTGGTCGTGGGCGGCCGCCGCATCTCCATAAGGGTGAAATGA
- a CDS encoding alkaline phosphatase family protein yields the protein MSSRSGGKRAGGAPPGGKPNVGLPHGGAGAPSGRGPRLRLILSLLVAALGAWLAWASIVRVDAGERVFRRTALAGTATRLTPGRHVVVPLLQRLVRVPEGAVRAESSVRVRSREGVDLEIPFEVTFQMDDQALAAFLGPRGGRGTPQDVARLAASDLVSKWGAGGTTESLVLGQGGAGVETKLKESLEGQGFASVTLRLQRPRGSDAAVAAITARALHDRMSDTKVKVAILGLDGADWEIIDPLIAKGLLPNLARLRGRGAWGNMKTMMPWLSPLLWTSVATGKPPEEHGIVDFLVEDRKTGKAVPVSSRWRRVKALWNMFTDAGRPSAFIAWWATWPSEPVQGFMVSDRVAYSLFGFVKSEPEANGATWPDGYFKEIRPRIVSDRSITLDEVRRFAEVTPAEFAGLRRRVEDDPKSAYREPVNHLTKILASQRTYQAIALDILNRGQPDLFSIYYQGIDEVCHRFAHYMPPKMDMVTAEEFARYHEVVERYYRYQDQLLGEILAKLSPDTVVFVLSDHGFQSGLSRPKDDPPYIEGKPGLWHRRYGILIVAGPVIKPGQLDTTSLLDVAPTVLYLAGLPVAEDMPGRVIKEAIRDDFLGSFPVRTLPSYEGVGRSLEENRPMVASSGTDQELVENLRNLGYIAGGSDKSPSAVADEGQGQALVSAHLNEAGLFLKNKDYARAQAAVDEALKVQPGYIQALLVQVEVAEGRQDHDRAIEVARGILDKNPADHNGLYIQLGDAYREGGRARDGIGYFEKKRAEHPDVPEIRAALGSLLLKEGRADEAEKELLEALRLDPALSEPLSDLHTLYKDTPRMLTIEPIVRKGLELNDKSLVHLNWLGLIYEWKQDFPHAEETFKRALVIDPDYAATMANLGALYGRHGRLQDAVDVLSRAVVKEPDNLESWVNLGAAQGRLGRSREAIQALETARAKGAKSPTLYNALALSYLQDHQQEKAVQYLQESLKLDPGQKDAVDLLQKVRSSR from the coding sequence ATGAGCTCGCGCTCGGGCGGAAAGCGCGCCGGCGGCGCCCCTCCGGGCGGGAAGCCGAATGTCGGTCTTCCGCACGGCGGAGCGGGCGCGCCTTCCGGCCGCGGACCCCGTCTGCGGCTCATCCTGTCCCTGCTCGTCGCCGCGCTGGGCGCATGGCTCGCGTGGGCCTCGATCGTTCGCGTGGACGCGGGCGAACGGGTCTTCCGGCGCACCGCCCTGGCGGGAACGGCGACTCGGCTGACGCCGGGGCGCCACGTCGTCGTGCCGCTGCTGCAGCGTCTGGTGAGGGTTCCCGAGGGAGCGGTCCGCGCTGAGTCGTCGGTGCGGGTGCGGAGCAGGGAAGGGGTCGACCTCGAAATCCCCTTCGAAGTCACGTTCCAGATGGACGATCAGGCGCTGGCGGCATTCCTGGGTCCGCGCGGCGGGCGCGGGACGCCGCAGGACGTGGCGCGCCTCGCCGCCTCGGATCTGGTCTCAAAGTGGGGCGCCGGCGGCACGACCGAGTCACTCGTGCTGGGCCAGGGCGGAGCCGGCGTCGAGACGAAGCTGAAGGAAAGCCTGGAAGGGCAGGGGTTCGCGTCTGTGACGCTCCGCCTGCAGCGGCCGCGCGGCTCGGATGCGGCGGTGGCGGCGATCACGGCGCGCGCGCTGCACGATCGGATGTCCGACACGAAGGTGAAGGTCGCCATCCTGGGGCTGGACGGGGCGGACTGGGAAATTATCGACCCGCTGATCGCGAAGGGGCTGCTGCCGAACCTGGCGCGGCTGAGGGGGCGCGGCGCCTGGGGGAACATGAAGACGATGATGCCGTGGCTGTCCCCCCTCCTGTGGACGAGCGTGGCGACGGGGAAGCCGCCCGAGGAGCACGGCATCGTCGATTTCCTGGTCGAGGACCGCAAGACCGGGAAGGCCGTGCCGGTCTCGAGTCGCTGGCGAAGGGTGAAGGCGCTCTGGAACATGTTCACGGACGCGGGCCGGCCGTCCGCCTTCATCGCCTGGTGGGCCACCTGGCCCTCGGAGCCGGTGCAGGGATTCATGGTCTCGGACCGGGTCGCCTACAGCCTGTTCGGGTTCGTCAAGAGCGAGCCGGAGGCGAACGGCGCCACCTGGCCGGACGGCTATTTCAAGGAGATCCGGCCGCGCATCGTGTCCGATCGGTCGATCACGCTCGATGAGGTCAGGCGCTTCGCCGAGGTCACGCCGGCCGAGTTCGCCGGGCTGCGCCGGCGCGTGGAGGACGACCCCAAGAGCGCCTATCGCGAGCCGGTCAACCACCTCACGAAGATCCTCGCCAGCCAGAGGACGTACCAGGCGATAGCGCTCGACATCCTGAATCGGGGCCAGCCGGACCTCTTCTCGATCTATTACCAGGGGATCGACGAGGTCTGCCACCGCTTCGCCCATTATATGCCCCCCAAGATGGACATGGTCACGGCGGAGGAATTCGCCCGCTACCATGAAGTCGTGGAGAGGTACTACCGCTACCAGGATCAGCTTCTGGGGGAGATCCTCGCGAAGCTGTCTCCCGACACCGTGGTGTTCGTCCTCTCGGACCACGGATTCCAGAGCGGCCTCAGCCGTCCGAAGGACGACCCGCCTTACATCGAAGGAAAGCCGGGTCTCTGGCACCGGCGCTACGGGATCCTGATCGTCGCCGGGCCGGTCATCAAGCCGGGACAGCTCGACACCACGAGCCTGCTCGACGTCGCGCCGACGGTGCTGTACCTGGCCGGTCTTCCGGTCGCCGAGGACATGCCGGGACGGGTGATCAAGGAGGCGATCCGCGACGATTTCCTCGGCAGTTTTCCCGTGCGCACCCTGCCGTCCTACGAGGGGGTCGGCCGATCGCTCGAGGAGAACCGGCCGATGGTCGCCTCGAGCGGCACCGACCAGGAGCTGGTCGAGAACCTCCGCAACCTCGGTTACATCGCCGGCGGGTCGGATAAGTCTCCCTCCGCCGTCGCCGACGAGGGGCAGGGGCAGGCGCTGGTCTCGGCGCATCTCAACGAGGCCGGCCTCTTCCTGAAGAATAAGGACTACGCGCGGGCGCAGGCGGCGGTGGACGAGGCGCTCAAGGTGCAACCGGGGTACATCCAGGCGCTGCTCGTGCAGGTGGAGGTCGCGGAGGGGCGCCAGGACCACGATCGCGCCATCGAGGTCGCGCGGGGGATCCTCGACAAGAATCCCGCGGATCACAACGGGCTCTACATCCAGCTCGGGGACGCCTATCGCGAGGGAGGCCGGGCGCGCGACGGGATCGGCTACTTCGAGAAGAAGCGCGCGGAGCACCCGGACGTGCCGGAGATCCGGGCCGCCCTCGGCTCGCTTCTTCTGAAGGAGGGGAGGGCGGACGAGGCCGAGAAGGAGCTCCTCGAGGCCCTGAGGCTCGACCCGGCGCTGTCCGAGCCGCTCAGCGACCTGCACACGCTCTACAAGGACACGCCCCGGATGCTCACCATCGAGCCGATCGTGCGCAAGGGGCTGGAGCTCAACGACAAGTCGCTGGTCCATCTGAACTGGCTGGGTCTCATCTACGAATGGAAGCAGGATTTCCCGCACGCCGAGGAGACCTTCAAGCGGGCGCTTGTGATCGACCCGGACTATGCGGCGACGATGGCGAACCTCGGCGCCCTGTACGGTCGCCACGGCCGCCTGCAGGATGCCGTGGACGTGCTGAGCCGCGCCGTCGTCAAGGAGCCCGACAACCTCGAGTCGTGGGTCAACCTCGGGGCTGCCCAGGGACGTCTCGGCCGGTCGCGCGAGGCGATCCAGGCGCTGGAGACCGCGCGCGCCAAGGGAGCGAAATCACCGACGCTGTACAACGCCCTGGCCCTCTCCTACCTGCAGGACCACCAGCAGGAGAAGGCGGTCCAGTACCTGCAGGAATCGCTCAAGCTCGATCCAGGGCAGAAAGACGCGGTCGATCTCCTTCAGAAGGTCAGGTCGTCCCGCTAG
- a CDS encoding HD domain-containing phosphohydrolase, which produces MASLKAYVRLYIFCVCAAGVAALAASFVLGDRPALLPLLVAIAAAVVSSPFRIPLPVLGNVSIAFTFVFATLLLLGTPAAVVTAAISGVAASILRRGGRPPVVRVLFNAAELSVSSAIAGLIFHLAGGTPGPLDLGQEWPAILLSSAAFFVANSFIVAGVVSLTDEIPLLDNWRTNFLWTGPGYVAGALLGATLTLGVQGFGLMALGLSLPLLYILYFSLNLYAERVAQDRRHGRQMADLYLSVIEAMALAIDAKDRTTQRHIRRVQAYAVELGRSMGISEAELEALKAGSLLHDIGKLAVPEHILCKPGPLTPEETEKMRIHPRIGVEILETINFPFPLTEVVRSHHEKWDGTGYPDRLKAEEIPITARILSVVDCFDALTSDRPYRKPLSQEEALKYVESEAGTSFDPAVVKALVGNLPRLRLIAEEINRSHETSAAPDKRLLTKGTDRLTRDTNLLRTSIVDSIHSAQRELFALYEVAQSTARSLNLDEAMGFIAGKIAHLVHYRCIVLYLYDADRRVLAARYVHGLHSQRLGHHTIPMGERMSGWAAVHRMPIHGVAHQDTVLREGGRSDIEELLPDKTLDRLESSIVAPLLDGDTLLGVLALYDLRSRPYEDDNLRVISIVAKHVATAVRNALQYGAGQGALIDPLTRLPNARYLFVSFEEEISRALRQQVPLSIIELDVDTFNDVNDKHGHAAGDRILRELARVVRAQLRGCDTCVRYAADEFIVIVPGVGRQEVTRLQRRIQEAIEGHDFAVHGGRPARLSVSMGSASFPEDGKSFEALIAVADARMYGVKSSRRKGDPDGSGYQRFTGRRSVPVN; this is translated from the coding sequence GTGGCGAGCCTGAAGGCGTACGTGCGGCTGTACATCTTTTGTGTCTGCGCGGCGGGGGTCGCGGCCCTCGCGGCGTCGTTCGTCCTGGGAGACCGGCCCGCCCTCCTGCCGCTCCTGGTCGCGATCGCGGCGGCCGTCGTGTCGTCGCCGTTCCGGATACCGCTGCCGGTCCTCGGCAACGTCTCGATCGCCTTCACGTTCGTATTCGCGACCCTGCTCCTGCTCGGCACACCGGCCGCCGTCGTGACCGCGGCCATCTCGGGGGTGGCGGCGTCGATCCTGCGGCGCGGCGGGCGCCCTCCGGTCGTGCGCGTCCTGTTCAACGCGGCGGAGCTGTCCGTCTCGTCGGCCATCGCCGGTCTCATTTTCCACCTGGCTGGCGGCACACCGGGCCCTCTCGACCTTGGACAGGAATGGCCTGCGATCCTCCTGTCGTCCGCCGCGTTTTTCGTGGCGAACTCGTTCATCGTCGCCGGTGTCGTCAGCCTGACCGACGAGATTCCCCTGCTCGACAACTGGCGGACCAACTTCCTGTGGACCGGCCCCGGCTACGTGGCGGGGGCCCTCCTGGGGGCGACGCTGACGCTGGGAGTGCAGGGCTTCGGCCTGATGGCCCTGGGCCTGTCGCTGCCGCTCCTGTACATCCTCTATTTCTCATTGAACCTCTACGCCGAGAGGGTCGCCCAGGACCGCCGGCACGGCCGCCAGATGGCCGACCTCTATCTTTCGGTCATCGAGGCGATGGCCCTCGCCATCGACGCGAAGGACCGCACCACCCAGCGGCACATCCGGCGCGTGCAGGCCTATGCGGTCGAGCTGGGCCGGTCGATGGGGATCTCCGAGGCGGAGCTCGAGGCGCTGAAGGCCGGGTCGCTCTTGCACGACATCGGCAAGCTCGCCGTCCCCGAGCACATCCTGTGCAAGCCCGGCCCTCTGACCCCCGAGGAGACGGAGAAGATGCGCATCCATCCGCGCATCGGCGTCGAGATCCTCGAGACCATCAACTTCCCCTTCCCTCTCACCGAGGTCGTCCGGTCGCATCATGAGAAGTGGGACGGCACCGGGTATCCCGACCGTCTCAAAGCAGAGGAGATCCCGATCACCGCCCGCATCCTGTCGGTCGTCGATTGCTTCGACGCCCTGACGTCCGACCGGCCCTACCGCAAGCCGCTCTCACAGGAGGAGGCGCTGAAGTACGTCGAGAGCGAGGCCGGCACGTCGTTCGATCCCGCGGTCGTCAAGGCGCTGGTGGGAAACCTCCCCCGGCTCCGCCTCATCGCCGAGGAGATCAACCGCTCGCACGAGACCTCTGCGGCGCCCGACAAGCGGCTCCTGACCAAGGGAACCGACCGGCTGACGCGGGACACCAACCTGCTGCGGACGTCGATCGTGGACTCGATCCACTCGGCGCAGCGCGAGCTGTTCGCCCTGTACGAGGTCGCGCAGAGCACCGCCCGCAGCCTCAATCTCGACGAGGCGATGGGGTTCATCGCCGGCAAGATCGCGCACCTCGTCCATTACCGTTGCATCGTCCTGTACCTGTACGACGCGGATCGACGGGTCCTGGCTGCCCGCTACGTCCACGGACTGCATTCGCAGCGCCTCGGGCACCACACCATCCCCATGGGGGAGAGGATGAGCGGCTGGGCGGCGGTGCACCGGATGCCGATCCACGGCGTGGCTCACCAGGACACAGTGCTGCGGGAGGGCGGCCGGTCCGACATCGAAGAGCTTTTGCCGGACAAGACGCTGGACAGACTGGAGAGCTCGATCGTCGCGCCGCTCCTCGACGGCGACACGCTTCTGGGCGTTCTCGCCCTCTACGATCTCCGCAGCCGCCCGTACGAGGACGACAACCTGCGCGTCATCTCGATCGTCGCCAAGCACGTCGCCACCGCCGTGCGCAACGCCCTGCAGTACGGAGCCGGCCAGGGCGCCCTGATCGACCCGCTCACGCGCCTGCCGAACGCCCGGTACCTGTTCGTCTCCTTCGAGGAGGAGATCAGCCGCGCGCTTCGCCAGCAGGTGCCGCTCAGCATCATCGAGCTCGACGTCGACACCTTCAACGACGTGAACGACAAGCACGGCCACGCCGCCGGCGACCGCATCCTGCGCGAGCTGGCGCGCGTGGTGCGGGCGCAGCTTCGGGGCTGCGACACCTGCGTGCGCTACGCGGCCGACGAGTTCATCGTCATCGTCCCCGGCGTCGGCCGCCAGGAGGTGACCCGCCTGCAGAGACGCATCCAGGAGGCGATCGAGGGGCACGACTTCGCGGTCCACGGCGGCCGGCCCGCGCGCCTCTCGGTCAGCATGGGGTCGGCCTCGTTCCCCGAGGACGGAAAGTCGTTCGAAGCCCTCATCGCCGTCGCCGACGCCCGGATGTACGGGGTCAAATCATCCCGCCGCAAGGGGGATCCGGACGGATCGGGCTACCAGCGCTTCACCGGCCGGCGCTCGGTGCCGGTGAACTGA